The Haloferax sp. Atlit-12N genome window below encodes:
- the sod gene encoding superoxide dismutase produces MSYELDPLPYEYDALEPHISEQVLTWHHDTHHQGYVNGWNAAEETLAENREAGEFGSSAGALRNVTHNGSGHILHDLFWQNMSPEGGDEPEGALADRIAEDFGSYEAWKGEFEAAAGAAGGWALLVYDSFSNQLRNVVVDKHDQGALWGSHPILALDVWEHSYYHDYGPARGDFVSAFFEVVDWDEPAARYDQAVELFE; encoded by the coding sequence ATGAGCTACGAACTCGACCCGCTTCCGTACGAGTACGACGCCCTTGAACCGCACATCTCCGAGCAGGTGCTGACGTGGCATCACGACACCCACCACCAGGGCTACGTCAACGGCTGGAATGCGGCCGAGGAGACCCTCGCCGAGAACCGCGAAGCAGGCGAGTTCGGCTCGTCCGCCGGCGCGCTCCGCAACGTCACCCACAACGGCTCGGGACACATTCTGCACGACCTGTTCTGGCAGAACATGTCGCCGGAAGGCGGCGACGAGCCTGAGGGCGCGCTCGCAGACCGCATTGCGGAGGACTTCGGTTCCTACGAAGCCTGGAAGGGCGAATTCGAAGCGGCGGCCGGCGCGGCCGGCGGCTGGGCGCTTCTCGTCTACGACTCGTTCTCGAATCAGCTTCGGAACGTCGTCGTCGACAAGCACGACCAGGGCGCACTCTGGGGTAGCCATCCCATCCTCGCGCTCGACGTCTGGGAGCACTCGTACTACCACGACTACGGCCCGGCCCGCGGTGACTTCGTCTCCGCGTTCTTCGAGGTCGTCGACTGGGACGAACCCGCCGCCCGCTACGACCAGGCCGTCGAACTCTTCGAGTAA
- a CDS encoding DUF4177 domain-containing protein has translation MSDAGSRWEYKIVRTADGGLFSGDTTPMEDALNSLGGDGWELVDTISDSRGAGANSGQTALVFKRPKR, from the coding sequence GTGAGCGACGCTGGAAGTCGCTGGGAGTACAAAATCGTCCGCACGGCCGACGGCGGCCTGTTCAGCGGCGACACAACCCCCATGGAGGACGCCCTCAACTCCCTCGGCGGCGACGGCTGGGAACTCGTGGACACGATTTCCGACTCGCGCGGTGCCGGCGCGAACAGCGGGCAGACGGCACTCGTGTTCAAGCGGCCGAAGCGCTGA
- a CDS encoding DJ-1/PfpI family protein: MHVAIILYDGFDELDAVAPFEVFQNAGAAGADCEAELVALDDREFVTASHGMRVGVDGVLDPETDRPDLLVVPGGGWNSRADQSAWAEAEKGEIPDAIAALHEAGATIAGVCTGGMLLARAGILDGRPAVTHGGALSDLRETAAEVVEARVVDDGDVLTAGGVTSGLDLSLHVVEREFGSDIADAVSTEIEYERRTKPFDG; this comes from the coding sequence ATGCACGTCGCTATTATCCTCTACGACGGCTTCGACGAACTCGACGCCGTCGCGCCGTTCGAAGTGTTCCAGAACGCCGGCGCAGCCGGGGCCGACTGCGAGGCCGAACTCGTCGCGCTCGACGACCGCGAGTTCGTGACCGCGAGCCACGGGATGCGCGTCGGAGTCGACGGCGTCCTCGACCCCGAGACCGACCGCCCGGACCTCCTCGTCGTCCCCGGCGGCGGCTGGAACTCCCGCGCCGACCAGAGCGCGTGGGCGGAGGCCGAGAAAGGCGAGATTCCAGACGCCATCGCGGCGCTCCACGAGGCCGGAGCGACCATCGCCGGCGTCTGTACCGGCGGCATGCTCCTCGCTCGCGCCGGCATTCTCGACGGTCGCCCCGCAGTCACCCATGGCGGCGCGCTCTCTGACCTCCGCGAGACGGCCGCCGAAGTCGTCGAAGCGCGCGTCGTCGACGACGGCGACGTGCTCACCGCGGGCGGCGTCACCTCCGGACTCGACCTCTCGTTACACGTCGTCGAACGGGAGTTCGGGTCGGACATCGCCGATGCCGTCTCGACCGAAATCGAGTACGAACGACGAACGAAGCCGTTCGACGGCTGA
- the thyA gene encoding thymidylate synthase produces MRQYLDLVTDVLGTGQHKPNRTGVDTISGFSKHYTVDLQEGFPLLTTKDLSGFRWNSLIHELLWYLSGEEHIRTLREETGIWDAWADEEGHLDTAYGRFWRRYPVPEEGLSGEAWPEDDHRWMNDEGTFDQLAYVLDTLAENPNSRRMVINAWHPANAAVSTLPPCHYTFVFNVQGDELNLHLTQRSGDIALGVPFNLAAYAILAQVVAQRAGFELGSFAHTIVDAHVYCGTGERGAWYGDHLDELQSRLADVESPEGYLDVREWLLDAAPEEAEGEEDYDHVPGLLLQASREPRERPTLDVADVPLEDLSFEDIVLRDYDPADGIRFAVAE; encoded by the coding sequence ATGCGCCAATATCTCGACCTCGTGACAGACGTTCTCGGCACCGGACAACACAAACCCAACCGAACCGGCGTAGACACCATCTCGGGCTTCTCGAAGCACTACACCGTCGACCTCCAGGAGGGCTTCCCGCTTCTCACGACGAAGGACCTCTCGGGCTTCCGGTGGAACTCCCTCATCCACGAACTCCTCTGGTACCTCTCCGGCGAGGAACACATCCGCACCCTGCGCGAGGAGACGGGCATCTGGGACGCGTGGGCCGACGAGGAGGGCCATCTCGACACGGCCTACGGCCGGTTCTGGCGGCGCTATCCCGTCCCCGAGGAAGGGCTCTCGGGTGAGGCGTGGCCCGAGGACGACCACCGCTGGATGAACGACGAGGGGACATTCGACCAGCTCGCGTACGTCCTCGACACGCTCGCAGAGAACCCGAACTCCCGCCGGATGGTCATCAACGCGTGGCACCCCGCCAACGCCGCCGTCTCGACGCTTCCGCCGTGTCACTACACGTTCGTCTTCAACGTGCAGGGCGACGAACTCAATCTCCACCTGACCCAGCGCTCGGGCGACATCGCGCTCGGCGTCCCGTTCAACCTCGCGGCGTACGCCATCCTCGCGCAGGTTGTCGCCCAGCGCGCCGGCTTCGAACTCGGGTCGTTCGCCCACACCATCGTCGATGCCCACGTCTACTGCGGCACCGGCGAGCGCGGCGCGTGGTACGGCGACCATCTCGACGAACTCCAGTCCCGCCTCGCCGACGTGGAGTCGCCCGAAGGGTACCTCGACGTGCGCGAGTGGCTCCTCGACGCGGCACCCGAGGAGGCCGAGGGCGAGGAGGACTACGACCACGTCCCCGGACTGCTCCTGCAGGCCTCGCGCGAACCCCGCGAGCGCCCCACGCTCGACGTGGCCGACGTGCCCCTCGAAGACCTCTCGTTCGAGGACATCGTCCTCCGCGACTACGACCCGGCCGACGGGATTCGCTTCGCGGTGGCCGAATGA
- a CDS encoding DUF5827 family protein, with the protein MPKPKDEFDTLYGYLLYEPADILDPDYMYTVGEIARLMQGLSPQDDLAEETEDRIIQWTIPWIVANQEDFVINDPRSDEPGYFGLHPDAVPEEVEE; encoded by the coding sequence ATGCCCAAGCCGAAAGACGAGTTCGACACTCTCTACGGGTACCTCCTGTACGAACCCGCCGACATCCTCGACCCCGACTACATGTACACCGTGGGCGAAATCGCCCGCCTGATGCAGGGACTGTCGCCGCAGGACGACCTCGCAGAGGAGACCGAAGACCGCATCATCCAGTGGACGATTCCGTGGATCGTCGCCAACCAGGAGGACTTCGTCATCAACGACCCCCGGAGCGACGAACCGGGCTACTTCGGCCTCCATCCCGACGCCGTCCCCGAAGAAGTCGAAGAGTAA
- a CDS encoding ATP-binding protein: MTRRLLPRLVRKRYAVKFALALGLVTLAIAAVGGYSYLHANEVIGEETRDGLVTNAEIQAQNLDEWLTRMEVQMRSISESAAFQSGDDRDINLYLWSVVERDRDIGAAYYIDTRNETVLTSTGSASVASAESVTTYYGRQEFTALAQQSHGDVVVSDPFRPSEGAAPVVLFATTIPDRPNRAVIAVANLRDISETHLHDIDAGRFVVVDAAGTVVLAEDESRLLETDALETTRYDASSGFVSGQSLGDSKTEVGFARMEAHDWVVTSRVPTGEAYALRTDILTQILATLFVVGAGAALLAATIGRDTVDAVQTLGSNARELTDGNLDVSIDRDREDEFGDLYEAFDVMRVSLRDQILEAERAREQAEAARQEAWAEKEASERRRRHLERTAEAYGEVMRACADGDLAERIDPDEESEAMAEVARSFNEMMADVQERNEQLRTVSNVLSHDLRNPLNVAVGRAELLADETESDHVEPLVESLDRIDAIIDDALVLALQRRVEDTLPVALSDAAQRAWGHVKTRDATLVVEENARFAADPDLAAHVFENLFRNAVEHGSTGSRISSDDAVEHGSTGNQTASGDAVEHGDCDGVTVTVGALGDAPGFYVEDDGPGIPEADRASVLEPGYTTNRAGGGTGFGLPIVLQVADAHGWDLTLCESVTGGARFEISDVECVGGGADDAVSLV; this comes from the coding sequence GTGACGCGACGACTCCTTCCGCGGCTCGTCAGGAAGCGGTACGCGGTGAAGTTCGCGCTCGCGCTCGGACTCGTCACGCTCGCCATCGCTGCCGTCGGCGGCTACTCGTACCTCCACGCCAACGAGGTCATCGGCGAGGAGACGCGCGACGGCCTCGTGACGAACGCCGAGATTCAAGCCCAGAACCTCGACGAGTGGCTCACGCGGATGGAGGTGCAGATGCGGTCGATATCGGAGTCCGCGGCGTTCCAGTCCGGCGACGACCGCGACATCAACCTCTATCTGTGGTCGGTGGTCGAACGCGACCGCGACATCGGCGCCGCGTACTACATCGACACGAGAAACGAGACGGTCCTCACGAGCACGGGGAGCGCCAGCGTCGCCTCGGCCGAGTCGGTGACGACGTACTACGGCCGACAGGAGTTCACCGCGCTCGCCCAGCAGTCCCACGGCGACGTGGTCGTCTCGGACCCGTTCCGCCCCTCCGAGGGGGCCGCGCCCGTCGTCCTCTTCGCGACGACGATTCCTGACCGGCCGAACCGGGCCGTCATCGCCGTGGCGAACCTCCGAGACATCTCAGAGACGCATCTCCACGACATCGACGCCGGCCGGTTCGTCGTCGTCGACGCGGCGGGGACAGTCGTCCTCGCGGAGGACGAGTCGCGGCTGTTGGAGACCGACGCGCTCGAAACGACCCGGTACGACGCGTCGTCCGGGTTCGTCTCCGGCCAGTCACTCGGCGACTCGAAGACCGAGGTCGGGTTCGCCCGGATGGAGGCCCACGACTGGGTCGTCACCTCACGCGTCCCCACGGGCGAGGCGTACGCCCTCCGGACGGACATCCTCACACAGATACTCGCGACCCTGTTCGTCGTCGGCGCGGGGGCGGCGCTGCTGGCGGCCACCATCGGACGGGACACCGTCGACGCGGTCCAGACCCTCGGGTCGAACGCGCGGGAACTCACCGACGGCAACCTCGACGTGTCCATCGACCGCGACCGCGAGGACGAGTTCGGTGACCTCTACGAGGCGTTCGACGTGATGCGAGTCTCGCTTCGCGACCAGATTCTCGAAGCCGAGCGCGCCCGCGAACAGGCCGAGGCGGCGAGACAGGAGGCGTGGGCCGAAAAGGAGGCCTCCGAGCGCCGCCGCCGCCACCTCGAACGGACCGCGGAGGCCTACGGCGAGGTGATGCGGGCCTGCGCCGACGGCGACCTCGCGGAGCGAATCGACCCCGACGAAGAGAGCGAGGCGATGGCCGAGGTCGCTCGGTCGTTCAACGAGATGATGGCCGACGTTCAAGAGCGAAACGAACAGCTCCGAACCGTCTCGAACGTGCTTTCGCACGACCTTCGAAACCCCCTCAACGTCGCGGTCGGCCGGGCGGAACTCCTCGCCGACGAGACCGAAAGCGACCACGTCGAACCGCTCGTCGAATCGCTCGACCGCATCGACGCTATCATCGACGACGCGCTCGTGTTGGCGCTCCAGCGGCGGGTCGAAGACACGCTCCCGGTCGCGCTGTCCGACGCGGCCCAGCGGGCGTGGGGGCACGTGAAGACGCGGGACGCCACGCTCGTCGTCGAGGAGAACGCCCGGTTCGCCGCCGACCCAGACCTCGCGGCCCACGTCTTCGAGAACCTCTTTCGGAACGCCGTGGAACACGGTTCCACGGGCAGTCGGATTTCATCCGACGACGCCGTCGAGCACGGCTCGACGGGCAACCAGACTGCGTCTGGTGACGCCGTGGAACACGGCGACTGCGACGGGGTGACCGTCACCGTCGGCGCGCTCGGGGACGCTCCCGGCTTCTACGTCGAAGACGACGGCCCCGGCATCCCGGAGGCCGACCGGGCGAGCGTGCTCGAACCGGGGTACACGACGAATCGCGCCGGCGGCGGGACCGGTTTCGGCCTCCCCATCGTCCTGCAGGTCGCCGACGCTCACGGCTGGGACCTCACGCTCTGCGAGTCGGTGACCGGCGGCGCGCGGTTCGAAATCAGCGATGTCGAGTGCGTCGGCGGCGGTGCCGACGACGCCGTCTCCCTCGTGTGA
- a CDS encoding deoxyribodipyrimidine photo-lyase, with product MQLHWHRRDLRVADNRGLATAAEAGPVAPLFVFDRDVLDHAGAPRVRYLLDALAELRDAYRERGSDLLVARGDPRTVVPAVAAALDAERATWGIDYSGLARERDADVRLALDDAGVAREPVHDAIFHPPGSITTNAGDTYSVYTYFWKKWRDRDKPDPYPELEADDLADAATLETATEGFADAEFDVAVGDLPTISDLGFEEPSASVQSAGTEAARERLSAFCADAIYRYADDRDYPTRDATSRLSTDLKFGTIGIREVYAATAAAREGVGGERDESVEEFQSQLAWREFYAHVLREHPNVVTENYKEYEEDIAWRDDAEELTAWKEGKTGYPIVDAGMRQLREEAHMHNRVRMIVASFLTKDLLCDWRHGYAHFREHLADHDTANDNGGWQWAASTGTDAQPYFRIFNPMTQGERYDPDGEYIKRYVPELSDVTANTIHEWHELSDLERERLAPDYSDPIVDHSERRERAISMFEAARGDD from the coding sequence ATGCAACTGCACTGGCACCGCCGAGACCTGCGAGTCGCGGACAACCGCGGCCTCGCGACGGCCGCCGAGGCGGGCCCCGTCGCCCCGCTTTTCGTCTTCGACCGGGACGTGCTCGACCACGCCGGCGCGCCCCGCGTCAGGTACTTGCTCGACGCGCTCGCCGAACTCCGCGACGCGTACCGAGAGCGCGGGAGCGACCTGCTCGTCGCCCGCGGCGACCCACGGACCGTCGTGCCGGCGGTGGCGGCGGCGCTCGACGCCGAGCGGGCCACGTGGGGCATCGACTACTCCGGACTCGCCCGCGAGCGCGACGCCGACGTGCGACTCGCCCTCGACGACGCCGGGGTTGCCCGCGAACCGGTCCACGACGCCATCTTCCATCCGCCGGGGAGCATCACGACAAACGCGGGCGACACCTACTCCGTCTACACCTACTTCTGGAAGAAGTGGCGCGACCGCGACAAGCCCGACCCGTACCCGGAACTGGAGGCCGACGACCTCGCCGACGCCGCCACCCTCGAAACTGCGACCGAGGGCTTCGCTGACGCCGAATTCGACGTCGCCGTCGGCGACCTGCCGACTATCTCGGACCTCGGATTCGAGGAGCCGTCGGCATCGGTCCAGTCGGCGGGGACCGAGGCGGCCCGCGAGCGCCTGTCGGCGTTCTGCGCGGACGCCATCTACCGCTACGCCGACGACCGCGACTACCCGACGCGAGACGCCACGTCCCGACTCTCGACTGACCTCAAGTTCGGGACCATCGGCATCCGCGAGGTGTACGCGGCGACCGCGGCGGCCCGGGAGGGCGTCGGTGGCGAGAGAGACGAGTCGGTCGAGGAGTTCCAGTCGCAGTTGGCGTGGCGGGAGTTCTACGCCCACGTCCTCCGGGAGCACCCGAACGTCGTCACGGAGAACTACAAGGAGTACGAAGAGGACATCGCGTGGCGCGACGACGCCGAGGAACTCACGGCGTGGAAAGAGGGCAAAACCGGCTATCCCATCGTCGACGCCGGGATGCGACAGCTTCGCGAGGAGGCGCACATGCACAACCGCGTCCGGATGATCGTCGCGTCGTTCCTCACGAAGGACCTCCTGTGCGACTGGCGACACGGCTACGCGCACTTCCGCGAGCACCTCGCGGACCACGACACCGCCAACGACAACGGCGGCTGGCAGTGGGCCGCTTCCACCGGGACCGACGCCCAGCCGTACTTCCGCATCTTCAACCCGATGACTCAGGGCGAGCGCTACGACCCCGATGGTGAGTACATCAAGCGGTACGTCCCCGAGCTATCGGACGTGACGGCCAACACCATCCACGAGTGGCACGAACTGAGCGACCTCGAACGCGAGCGTCTCGCGCCCGACTACTCGGACCCAATCGTGGACCACTCCGAGCGCCGCGAGCGGGCGATTTCGATGTTCGAGGCCGCCCGCGGCGACGACTGA
- a CDS encoding response regulator, with protein MTGDGLPTILAVDDEPSLTTLYEAWLADDYHVRTASSAEEALELVADEPFDAAMLDRHMPGGTGDEVLSELRARDHDFPVVMVTGVEPDTDIVEMPFDDYLVKPVGKRDVRRAVRSLVVRGSYNDQLRAYFALARKRAVLEASCDRETLENSASYRELTAAVDDAEARADAARAELLEDGFEGVTPDLG; from the coding sequence ATGACTGGCGACGGACTCCCGACGATACTCGCCGTTGACGACGAACCGTCCCTGACGACGCTGTACGAGGCGTGGCTCGCCGACGACTACCACGTCAGAACGGCGTCGAGCGCGGAGGAAGCGTTGGAACTCGTCGCCGACGAGCCGTTCGACGCCGCGATGCTCGATAGGCACATGCCCGGCGGCACCGGCGACGAGGTGCTGTCCGAACTCCGGGCGCGCGACCACGACTTCCCGGTCGTGATGGTGACCGGCGTCGAGCCCGACACCGACATCGTCGAGATGCCGTTCGACGACTACCTCGTCAAGCCGGTCGGCAAACGGGACGTCAGGCGCGCCGTCCGCTCGCTCGTGGTCCGCGGGTCGTACAACGACCAGCTCCGAGCGTACTTCGCGCTCGCCCGCAAGCGGGCCGTGTTGGAGGCCTCCTGCGACCGCGAGACGCTCGAAAACTCGGCGTCGTACCGCGAACTCACCGCTGCGGTCGACGACGCGGAGGCCCGCGCCGACGCGGCCCGCGCGGAGCTGCTCGAAGACGGGTTCGAGGGGGTGACCCCCGACCTCGGATGA
- the folP gene encoding dihydropteroate synthase, protein MRTVDAAGLEIGDDHPPRIMGVLNVSKESPYKPSVFNDPSEAAEYVDRELIDEGADIVDVGLESANKRLDVLSAEDELDRLDTALSVLDSVSGDAVFSIETRYHEVAEAALDGGFDMVNDICGFADPEMPRVCEEFDAAVAKMASPPDLTRPGAIEEVDDIYDALELNGFTDKTIVDPAFGGWSEAKTLEHDRETFDRLREFRGYGYPILVSINRKNFLRDVAGRSTEEALPVSLAATSMAVERGAHIVRTHDVKETRDAALIGHEFKRRRVREPGDVSVEELDVTTPDEAARHLDRVGANREVAAESVTRVFELEGLGPDDRESLAAAAGDAGAVLAAGDTGALLVGSPAALARVSTLVTDASDALEAALETVGRATN, encoded by the coding sequence ATGCGAACCGTCGATGCGGCAGGACTCGAAATCGGCGACGACCACCCGCCCCGAATCATGGGTGTGCTGAACGTCTCCAAGGAGTCCCCGTACAAGCCGAGCGTGTTCAACGACCCGAGCGAGGCCGCCGAGTACGTCGACCGCGAACTCATCGACGAGGGGGCCGACATCGTCGACGTCGGCCTCGAATCGGCGAACAAGCGCCTCGACGTGCTGTCTGCCGAAGACGAACTCGACCGGCTCGACACGGCGCTTTCGGTCCTCGACAGCGTCTCCGGCGACGCCGTCTTCTCCATCGAGACGCGCTACCACGAGGTCGCGGAGGCGGCGCTCGACGGCGGCTTCGACATGGTCAACGACATCTGCGGCTTCGCCGACCCGGAGATGCCCCGCGTCTGCGAGGAGTTCGACGCCGCCGTCGCCAAGATGGCCAGCCCCCCGGACCTCACCCGCCCCGGCGCAATAGAGGAAGTTGACGACATCTACGACGCCCTCGAACTGAACGGCTTCACCGACAAGACCATCGTCGACCCCGCCTTCGGCGGCTGGTCGGAGGCGAAGACGCTCGAACACGACCGCGAGACGTTCGACCGCCTGCGGGAGTTCCGCGGCTACGGCTACCCCATCTTGGTCTCCATCAACCGCAAGAACTTCCTCCGCGACGTTGCCGGCCGCTCGACTGAGGAAGCGCTGCCCGTCAGCCTCGCCGCCACTTCGATGGCAGTCGAACGCGGCGCGCACATCGTGCGGACCCACGACGTGAAAGAGACCCGCGACGCCGCCCTCATCGGCCACGAGTTCAAGCGCCGTCGCGTCCGCGAACCCGGTGACGTGTCCGTCGAGGAACTCGACGTGACGACACCCGACGAGGCCGCCAGACACCTCGACCGCGTCGGCGCGAACCGCGAGGTCGCCGCCGAGAGCGTCACGCGCGTCTTCGAACTGGAGGGGCTCGGCCCCGACGACCGGGAGTCCCTCGCCGCTGCGGCCGGCGATGCGGGAGCCGTCCTCGCCGCCGGTGACACCGGTGCGCTTCTGGTCGGGAGTCCCGCCGCACTCGCCCGGGTTTCGACCCTCGTCACGGACGCCTCAGATGCCCTCGAAGCCGCTTTAGAGACCGTCGGTCGGGCGACGAACTAA
- a CDS encoding SDR family oxidoreductase encodes MTQFDTEVAVVTGAGSGIGRATAEAFAAEGARVVVSDVNVEGGEETVARIVEAGGTATFVETDVTDGDAVAAMVETAVSEYGRLDFACNNAGVGGAQKPAADLSFDEWQQVIDVNLNGVWRSMRHEIPAMLENGGGVVVNMASILGKVGFANASAYVAAKHGVLGLTKTAAIEYAEQGVRINAVCPGFVDTPLLGEGGLDDPEVRQGIESLHPMNRLGDVDEIASAVVWLCSDGASFTTGEALTVDGGYTSR; translated from the coding sequence ATGACTCAATTCGACACCGAAGTCGCAGTCGTAACTGGTGCTGGCTCGGGAATCGGTCGCGCGACGGCGGAGGCGTTCGCCGCAGAGGGCGCGCGGGTCGTCGTCTCCGACGTGAACGTGGAGGGCGGCGAGGAGACCGTCGCGCGCATCGTGGAGGCCGGCGGGACGGCGACGTTCGTCGAGACGGACGTGACAGACGGCGACGCCGTCGCCGCGATGGTCGAGACAGCGGTCTCCGAGTACGGCCGACTCGACTTCGCCTGCAACAACGCGGGCGTCGGCGGCGCGCAGAAACCGGCCGCCGACCTCTCGTTCGACGAGTGGCAACAGGTCATCGACGTGAACCTCAACGGCGTCTGGCGGTCGATGCGACACGAGATTCCCGCGATGCTCGAAAACGGCGGGGGCGTCGTCGTCAACATGGCGTCGATTCTCGGAAAAGTCGGCTTCGCGAACGCGAGCGCCTACGTCGCCGCGAAGCACGGCGTCCTCGGACTGACGAAGACCGCGGCCATCGAGTACGCCGAACAGGGCGTCCGCATCAACGCGGTGTGTCCGGGCTTCGTCGACACGCCGCTGCTCGGCGAAGGCGGCCTCGACGACCCCGAAGTGCGGCAGGGCATCGAGTCGCTCCACCCGATGAACCGCCTCGGCGACGTGGACGAAATCGCCTCCGCGGTCGTCTGGCTCTGTTCCGACGGCGCGTCGTTCACGACGGGCGAGGCGCTCACCGTCGACGGCGGCTACACGAGTCGATAG
- a CDS encoding 6-hydroxymethylpterin diphosphokinase MptE-like protein, with amino-acid sequence MDFTTWEPVYERILDDFGFERTGDERARDALADLVSPFDRDRLDWAGATVAVCGAAPTLDDELDRLDDPDVDVVVAASTAADAVRAAGFDLDLMVTDLDKNPETAVELTESGVPVAAHAHGDNLPAVREWVPRFDADYVLGTTQAAPVSPVVNWGGFTDGDRAAFIADELGAKRLVFAGWDFDDPAVDAMKARKLRWAERLLRWLERRRGERFSVLDGRRDGIDSLP; translated from the coding sequence ATGGATTTCACCACGTGGGAACCCGTCTACGAACGGATTCTCGATGATTTCGGCTTCGAACGAACCGGCGACGAGCGCGCCAGAGACGCGCTCGCCGACCTCGTGAGTCCCTTCGACCGCGACCGACTGGACTGGGCGGGCGCGACTGTCGCCGTCTGCGGGGCGGCCCCGACGCTCGACGACGAACTCGACCGACTCGACGACCCCGATGTGGACGTGGTCGTCGCCGCCTCCACCGCCGCCGACGCGGTCCGAGCCGCCGGATTCGACCTCGATTTGATGGTGACCGACCTCGACAAGAACCCCGAGACGGCGGTCGAACTGACCGAATCCGGCGTGCCCGTCGCGGCCCACGCCCACGGCGACAACCTCCCCGCGGTCCGCGAGTGGGTGCCGCGATTCGACGCCGACTACGTCCTCGGGACGACGCAGGCGGCCCCGGTCAGCCCCGTCGTCAACTGGGGCGGCTTCACCGACGGCGACCGAGCGGCCTTCATCGCCGACGAACTCGGGGCGAAACGGCTCGTCTTCGCCGGGTGGGACTTCGACGACCCGGCCGTGGACGCGATGAAAGCACGGAAACTCCGGTGGGCCGAGCGTCTGCTCCGGTGGCTCGAACGACGCCGCGGAGAGCGCTTTTCGGTTCTCGACGGCCGGCGCGACGGCATCGACTCGCTCCCCTGA
- a CDS encoding MBL fold metallo-hydrolase, with amino-acid sequence MIRNLAQGIRVFTSNVFLVDGETTALVDAGANFDVVPKVREFTDSLDAVYLTHTHPDHIGNLDGIRDAFDVQTWGYDTGNLAVDKRIDDGERVQIGDDVFEAVHTPGHKDDHLCFFSRGSGVCFAGDLVFANGGFGRTDLPEGDRGALVESIDRLREVVGDDLTELHTGHGPSVTTRPSEDLELAARAARTR; translated from the coding sequence ATGATTCGCAACCTCGCGCAGGGAATCCGAGTCTTCACGAGCAACGTCTTTCTCGTCGACGGCGAGACCACCGCGCTCGTGGACGCCGGGGCGAACTTCGACGTGGTGCCGAAGGTCCGCGAGTTCACGGACTCGCTCGACGCGGTGTACCTCACGCACACCCACCCAGACCACATCGGAAACCTCGACGGCATCCGCGACGCGTTCGACGTGCAGACGTGGGGCTACGACACCGGCAACCTCGCCGTGGACAAGCGCATCGACGACGGCGAGCGCGTCCAAATCGGCGACGACGTGTTCGAGGCGGTCCACACGCCGGGTCACAAGGACGACCACCTGTGTTTCTTCTCCCGCGGGTCGGGCGTCTGCTTCGCGGGCGACCTCGTCTTCGCCAACGGCGGATTCGGTCGGACCGACCTCCCCGAAGGAGACCGCGGCGCGCTCGTCGAGAGCATCGACCGCCTGCGCGAGGTCGTCGGCGACGACCTGACCGAACTCCACACCGGTCACGGGCCGAGCGTCACGACTCGCCCGAGCGAGGACCTCGAACTCGCGGCGCGGGCGGCGCGGACGAGGTGA
- a CDS encoding dihydrofolate reductase, protein MSGDESAESAAATTESAVRFVLVAAVADNRVIGRDGDMPWHLPEDLKHFKRTTTGHPVVMGRKTYESIARQLDGPLPNRHSVVLTTRDLDLPEGAEAVDSVEAAVAAAENAAAEMGVETVYVVGGATVYEQFLDRAAGLVLTELDAAYEGDTRFPEWDREAWAETDRDDRDGFSFVTYERREVQS, encoded by the coding sequence ATGAGCGGCGACGAGTCCGCCGAGTCCGCGGCCGCCACCACCGAATCCGCGGTCCGGTTCGTCCTCGTCGCCGCCGTCGCCGACAACCGCGTCATCGGCCGCGACGGCGACATGCCGTGGCACCTCCCCGAGGACCTGAAGCACTTCAAGCGGACGACGACCGGCCACCCGGTCGTGATGGGCCGCAAAACCTACGAGAGCATTGCCCGCCAGCTCGACGGCCCGCTTCCGAACCGCCACAGCGTCGTCCTGACGACCCGCGACCTCGACCTCCCCGAGGGCGCGGAGGCGGTCGATTCCGTCGAAGCCGCGGTCGCCGCCGCCGAGAACGCGGCCGCCGAGATGGGCGTCGAGACGGTGTACGTCGTCGGCGGCGCGACCGTCTACGAGCAGTTCCTCGACCGCGCTGCGGGGCTGGTTCTCACCGAACTCGACGCGGCTTACGAGGGCGACACGCGGTTCCCCGAGTGGGACCGCGAGGCGTGGGCCGAGACCGACCGCGACGACCGAGACGGCTTCTCGTTCGTCACGTACGAGCGTCGTGAGGTGCAATCGTGA